One window of the Triticum dicoccoides isolate Atlit2015 ecotype Zavitan chromosome 3B, WEW_v2.0, whole genome shotgun sequence genome contains the following:
- the LOC119275892 gene encoding pentatricopeptide repeat-containing protein At1g80270, mitochondrial-like — protein MWALRRAANPLRVSARQVASVRGCASLDVLLSADAKNAEQHCEQGCQKSCCCSTPKPPACRLPFSSGWSTWSRSFSSQTGANSGDKVDDLEDGFSDLEVPPEADKKDVELPSEESSDDDAVDGIGLLGDDADTKPDKEPMKKASQCPLLKVMLEAPRNGVSGTLKKWLDGGNTFDRSDIFYVIMNLRKRKFYFKALQLLEWLEDSKVIDLGERDYASRLDLVAKVHGVYKAEKYIDSIPISHRGEIVYRTLLANCVSEANVKKSEEVFNKMKDLGFPVTVFAINQLLLLYKRVDKKKIADVLAKMEKENVKPSLFTYKLLVDTKGAIRDIAGMEKVVESMQAEGVEPDLLFQATIAKHYIFAGHREKAEAILESMEGGDIKGNRNACKILIPLYAFLGKKDDVERMWQVCEANPRLDECLSAIESFGRLGDVERAEKVFEDMFATWKTLSSKFYNALMKVYADQNLFEKGKELAKRMDEDGCRLGISTIDSLVKLYVGAGEVDKAESILHKLSKSNKMKPQYSSYLMLLDTYSKKGDIHNSEKVFDQLRQMGYNGRVRQYQLLLNAYVHAKTPVYGFRERMKADNIFPNSVIASLLAATDPFNKKKTLSDMLE, from the exons ATGTGGGCGCTCCGCAGAGCCGCCAACCCCCTCAG GGTCAGTGCCCGCCAAGTTGCAAGTGTCCGGGGTTGCGCAAGCCTTGACGTACTTCTGAGTGCTGATGCTAAGAATGCAGAACAACACTGTGAGCAGGGCTGCCAGAAATCGTGTTGCTGCAGTACACCAAAGCCACCAGCCTGCCGGTTACCGTTCTCATCTGGCTGGTCCACGTGGAGTAGGAGTTTCTCTTCTCAGACCGGTGCAAattctggtgacaaggtggatgacTTGGAGGACGGGTTTTCTGATCTGGAGGTTCCACCAGAAGCTGATAAAAAGGATGTGGAGTTGCCATCTGAAGAGAGTTCTGATGATGATGCTGTTGATGGAATTGGCTTGTTGGGAGATGATGCTGATACAAAACCTGACAAGGAGCCAATGAAGAAGGCCTCCCAGTGCCCCCTTCTCAAGGTGATGTTGGAAGCTCCAAGGAATGGTGTCTCTGGAACACTGAAGAAATGGCTTGATGGTGGCAATACATTTGACAGAAGTGATATCTTTTATGTCATTATGAACCTTAGGAAGCGGAAGTTCTACTTCAAAGCATTGCAG CTCCTGGAGTGGCTTGAAGATTCCAAAGTAATTGATCTAGGAGAACGTGATTATGCTTCGCGCCTTGATTTGGTAGCTAAAGTTCATGGTGTTTACAAAGCTGAAAAGTATATAGATAGCATTCCTATATCTCATAGGGGTGAGATTGTATACAGAACTCTTTTAGCTAATTGTGTGTCTGAAGCAAATGTGAAGAAGTCAGAGGAAGTCTTCAATAAGATGAAGGATCTTGGGTTCCCAGTTACAGTATTTGCTATCAATCAGCTTCTGCTACTGTACAAAAGGGTGGACAAGAAGAAGATTGCTGATGTTCTCGCGAAGATGGAAAAGGAGAATGTGAAACCATCACTCTTCACTTATAAGCTCCTTGTGGACACCAAAGGTGCTATAAGAGATATTGCAGGTATGGAAAAAGTTGTTGAGTCGATGCAAGCAGAAGGTGTTGAGCCAGATCTTCTGTTTCAAGCAACAATTGCAAAGCACTACATATTTGCTGGTCACCGCGAGAAAGCTGAAGCAATTTTGGAGTCAATGGAGGGTGGTGATATCAAAGGAAACCGCAATGCCTGCAAGATTTTAATACCTTTATATGCTTTTCTTGGAAAGAAGGATGATGTTGAGCGGATGTGGCAGGTTTGCGAGGCCAATCCTCGTCTAGATGAGTGCTTGTCTGCTATAGAATCTTTTGGTAGGCTTGGAGACGTTGAACGGGCGGAGAAAGTCTTTGAGGATATGTTTGCGACATGGAAAACACTCTCCTCCAAATTCTACAATGCTTTGATGAAGGTGTATGCTGATCAAAACCTTTTCGAGAAGGGTAAGGAGCTAGCAAAGCGCATGGATGAGGATGGTTGCAGACTAGGCATCTCAACAATTGATTCGCTGGTGAAGCTCTATGTGGGCGCTGGAGAGGTGGACAAAGCTGAATCTATACTGCACAAGCTGTCTAAAAGTAACAAGATGAAGCCTCAGTACAGCTCATATCTCATGTTGCTTGATACTTATTCAAAGAAAGGGGACATCCACAATTCAGAGAAGGTGTTTGACCAGTTGCGGCAGATGGGTTATAATGGGAGGGTTAGGCAGTACCAGTTGCTTCTAAATGCATACGTGCATGCAAAGACTCCTGTTTATGGATTTAGAGAGAGGATGAAGGCTGATAACATTTTCCCCAACAGTGTCATTGCGTCTTTACTTGCTGCTACCGATCCATTCAACAAGAAGAAGACATTATCTGATATGCTCGAGTAG